AATCTGCAGAAGCTTTTGGCTGCTGTCCGCGGTGATATCGCAAAGATTCCAGACTTAATCGACGATCTTGAAACGCACTCGACGAGCTTCGCTCAGCACCGCCTAAAGAATCTACCTGAAGATGAGCAGGCTTTTGTGCATCTGCTCGCACTCGCGGTGCGGCCGCTGGGCTTGGACAGAATTGAGCGTTCCATGGAAGCCCTCGGAATCCGTGTTCACCTCAAAGATGTGCTTCGCTCGCTTCAGGAAGCGGGTTGGATTGAGCGTAGAATTTCGAACGGAAGTATTGAGGTTTATCTCTCGGACTCACAGCTAAAGAGCGCGTTTGCGAACGCAGCGTCTAACCAGCACTATCGCACGGCTCTTGCGAACGCTGAAATCACGTGTGGCGGCTCATCCTTTGACCCAGTGTTTGTCACTGAGCAATTCTACCTAGCCGAAGAGTTCGATCTTGCATCGAAGTTCGGTCTGCGTGCCCTTGAACAGCTAAGGAATCGTGGAGCGTGGGAGGAGTGCGTACAGCTCGCCGAAAAGCTCGAAACGCAGGAAGTGCTCGGAGTTTTAGATGTAAAACTCGAAGCGCTTCGTATGCTCGGACGGCACCGGGAGGCGCTGATCTGTGCTCTCGCCCTAGAGGAATTATCCGGAGAGTCCGTTGACCTTAGCTTAGAGGTCGCCGTGCTCAGTACTAGGCTTGGGGATTTCGACGAAGCTGTTCGGCGATACCGAAGTGTTCAAGAGTCCTCGAAGAGTGGACAACATGTGCTCAAGGCTCAAAACGGCCTGGCAGATATTGCATACGCAAGGGGCGAGCATAAGGACGCTGAAGCCATCTCCGGGAAAGTGATCGGCGAGATTCTCGCTGGTGAACGTGGATTTTCAGAAGACCTTATCCTGATTCAAGCTCGAAACACACTTGGTAAACTCTCGATATTTCAGGCGAAGTACAACAAGAGCCGAGAGATTTTTGAAGCCAACCTCGACTTGGCCCATAGCTATGGCTGGGAAGATGAAGAGGCGAGGGCATTGGCCAATCTTGGGGTTGTGGCGCTTCAAGAAAGGGACCATGCGCAAGCGACCCAGCTTCTGAATCAAGCACTTAAGCTAAGCGCGACACAATCGAGCCTTCCAAGAGCGTATTGCCACGTTAACCTGGCTACCATTGCCCAACGCGAGCAACGATTTGAGAAGGCCGTTGAGCATTGTTTAGAAGGCATGAGGGCAGCGCGTATCGCACAAGACTCCACCGCCTATGGCGTGGGCGCTCATAACCTTGCGACCATCTACCAAGATCTCGGTCTCTACGGCCGAGCGCATGAGGTCATAGACCATCTGGAGACCAATCCGGCAGATACCATTGCCAATCGCTGGAATCAGCGGGTTCGCGCCTATCTCTTGTTGGAAAGTGGTGAAAATGAGCGTGCACTTGAGCTCTTCAAATCGCTAGAGGGCAAAGATTTTCATAGCGCACTCTACGGCCCAGAGTCGCACCTTCGAATCGCGCAGATTCATCTCGAAGCATCCAAATACGAAACCTGTGAAGAGGTGCTTCAAGAGTTCGACATCGATGAGAATAACGGTGATTTTGAGCTTTTGATGGCACTACACTCCATGTTGACTTCGGAGTTGGCACTGCGACGTGACGGTGCTTTCGACATGGACGCGCTAAAAGAAACGACAGAAACATTGATCCGCCTCAATCAGCCCTATGACGCATTGCGCGCAGCGATCGTGTTTGCCAAAGGCATGATCAAGGAAGGGGAGGGCAGCGCGGCGTTGAAGACCCTGCAGTCACAACTCAAGCGGGTTGGCGCTGTGGCGGAGAAACTCCCAGACCTCTACCGAAAGAGTTACGTGGAAAAACCACTTCACGTAGAACTCTTGGACCTCATTCGTGCGCTTCAAGGGGAAGTGCCACAGGTCCTTCGTCCGATAGAAACTCAGGCCAAGGCTTCAGCCGAGCGATCGGCCACGTGGAGTCCCGCGTTTGATAATATCATCGGTCAAGACCCTCATCTCTATCAGATGTTCCGTGTGATCGAGAAGGTGGCGCCCAGCAACGCAACGGTACTGCTTTTCGGTGAGTCGGGAACTGGTAAGGAGCTTCTGGCAGAAGCCATTCACGCCAAGTCCAAACGGGCAGAAAAACCCTTGGTGAAGGTCAACTGCGCAGCATTTGTTGAGTCTCTTCTCTTGAGTGAACTCTTTGGTCACGAGAAGGGCGCCTACACCGGTGCGACCCATCAAAAGCCCGGTCGATTCGAACTCGCCGACGGCGGAACCCTCTTCTTGGACGAGATCGGGGATATCTCGCCAAACACTCAGGTTGCCCTGCTTCGCGTTCTCCAAGAGGGAACATTCGAGCGGGTCGGCGGTCACGAAACGATTAAGACCGATGTCCGCGTCATTTGTGCCACCAACAAGGACCTCGAAGAGTTGGTTCGCAAAGGGGAGTTCCGCCTCGATCTCTATTACCGCCTTAAAGGCGTGATCATCGAGAGCCCGTCGCTACGGGAACGAAGGGCGGACATTCCATCCCTGGTCCTGCATTTTGCGGAAATGTTCAGCGAAGATGTGACACCACGCTTTGAGAAGCCGGTGCTTGAGTTTCTTTCTAAATACTCGTGGCCCGGCAATATTCGCGAGCTGCAAAACTTTGTGAAGAGCGTGCTGCTCTTTGCCGAAAGTGATGTGGTGAGCCTCTCGACTTTGGAAGACTTCAAAGACTTCTTCCAGAGCGGGGATTTTGTCGACTCTATCGAATTCGAGATTTCCGAAGCCGAAGAGAGAGCCATAGCAAGCGTTGTGGCTTTGCCAAAGATTGGCGAATCTTCAGATCGAGATATAGAGTCGATGTTGGTGGAAAAAGTTGTTCGTGAGGGGCTTTCCCTTACGGACTTGAAGCACCGCTTAGAGATCGAATCCATCAAGCGAGCGTTGATGGAAGCTGAGGGGAATGTGACTCGAGCAGCCGAGATTCTTCAAATGAAGCGGCCGCGTTTGAGTCAGATTATTAATGGGACAGAAGAACTAGCGGACCTAAAGTCCACGCTAGTAGGTTGAGGTTATGATGAATTCTAGAATCGGATTTGCGCTGCTTGGGACACTCGCATTTGGTCTTTTGGCCGGATGTGTAGATGCTGAGACACCAATGCAAGAGCGAACTCGCCATGCTCAAAAGGCACAGGCTGTGGTCGTGACACCGGAGTTTAAACTCGTAGGTGCAGAGGAAGTCCCGGAACATCTCTTTTTGACGCAGCTGGGACTTCTCGTTTCCGAGATTCGCCTCACGCCCATGGCATCGACGTCGTCCGGCGTTGCATACTCCACGGCCGAGCCCATTGAGCTCAGCTTCGATGTGGCAGAAGGCCAATTCGTTCAAACCGGAAAGGCCGTAACACTTCCCGATGCGGGACGCTATGTGGTCAGTATTCGCCTTGAGCCTATGGTCCAAGGTGACCAAGAACTCGGCTCTCTCTCCGTTGAGGGGTTTGTGGCTTCAGAAACGTCCGACGTTTCCAAGAACTCCGACGGAACACCATTGCCTTTGCCTTTTGATGAGAAGCCAGAGGGCGACGGCCTCACAGATGCTGCTGAGGCCCCACTCGCGTGGACTCCATTCACGTACAATAGCCGTCGGACCGTGTTTTACACGCTCAACCAGGTGGACCTTGAAGAGGGCGACCAGTATCTGGAGTTCTCGTTTGACCTCAGAGACTGGGCAAATGGCGTCGCGACGCACATCTCAAAAGCCGTCAAGACTAGCCCAGCTACCGGCGAAGACGGCGGCGTGGACGTAACTCGTCAGATCGAGAGCCTTGGACAGGGTGTAGATGCCATTGTCCAAACCGGCGCCGTGACTCGAGACCCAACTCGATTCTAGAGTTTAGAGGAGTTTCTAAGTACCCAAGAGGGGAGCCAGCGCACGAACGTCTCGATAGAGGCGTTCGATTCGATACTCGCGCGTGTATCCGTAGCCCCCGTGCATCTGCAGTGCTTCGTCAGTCACATAAATGGCTGCGTCTAGCGCAAGAGCACGAGACGCCTCGGCAAATTCAGGTGCATCGAGAGAACGAAAAGCCAAAAGAGTCGCCGCATCCGTGCGACTGCTCATTTCTGCCAGTTTGAATTGGGTTCCCTGAAAATCGGCAATGCGTTTTCCAAATTGCACGCGTTCGTTGGCGTACCCGTATCCAACCTTCAGTGCGTCTGTAGCCAGACCCGCAAAAATCAGAGCGAGCGCCGAGTGCATCCAAGACACCGTAGTATCGGATTTCGCACCCTGATTGCCCATGTAAGCGGCCGCTGACTTCAAGCCGTAGAGCGACACGGGTTCAAATCCCGATGCGCCATGGGCTCCTTCAGCACTGTAGGCGAGCGTGGCGGGTGCAAAGAAAGAAACGACTCTATCTTTGGAGACGAATCCCAAACCATCGGAGCCTGTTGCCGCTTGATTCAAGGCCCTGAGCACAGCGAGTGAGGCTACCGCGTCAGCCTTTGCGAGTTCGAAAAGAACAAGTGCGGCCATCTTCGGATCGTCTTCCCAGACCATGTCCAAGAGTCCAAGTTCGCGAAGCACCTCGGCATCAAACGGCTTGGTGTCATCGTGAGAAACACTCAATGAGTCTTTTGCGAAGCGCGATACGGCGCTTCGCACCATGTCTAGTTCTTCCGGCCAGGTAAACCTCATCCGAGCCTCCTTCCCAATTCTCGTGCAATCACGATCTTTTGAACCTCGCTTGTACCCTCATAGATTCGGGTCACGCGGGCATCACGCACTAGCTTTTGGAGAAAGTTTGAGTTCAATGCAGCCTCAATGCCTGCCTCGGCGAGTATCGTATCCCCCAAGGCCGAGGCGCACTCGCTTGCGTAGAGTTTCGCGACACTAGCCTCGTAGGTAAATGGCGCCTTCTCTTCCTTGAGTTTTGCGGCTCGCCAGACGAGCGCTCGTGCTGCCTCGACCCGCCCACTCCAATAGCTCGATGCCGCCCAACCGATGCGACCGGCTTCTTCCAAGAGTGCGTCACAGATACCGAGCGCCTGGCTTGCGATTCCGATGCGCCCACCATCGAGAGCCATCATCGCAACCTTGAAGCCCTGTCCAACATCCATAACCAATGCGTCGGCAGGCACCTCCACGTCATCAAAATTCACGACGACGGTGTTTGAAGCATGTTGCCCCATCTTTTCTTCTGGTGCGCCAAAGGAGACGCCAGGTGTTCCTTCTTCCACAAAGAAGACACTAATCGAGGACTTGCCGCCGTTTTCGACCTGAGCCCAAACGAGGTAGGCCCCGGCAAATTCACCAGATGTAATCCATGCCTTTGACCCGTTGAGCACATACCCAGAATCTGTACGACGTGCATTGGCTTGCATTCCCGCTGCATCGGAGCCGGAACCAGCCTCACTCAGGCAAAACGACCCGGCAGGCGTTTGTCCGCTCAGCAGTTTTGGGATGAACGCTTTTTGTCTTTCGTCGCCAAACTCCTGGAGAACTTCAGCGACCATATTATTGACACACATGGTCACAGCGATTGCTGGATCGCCCCACGCGATGGCTTGCACGGCGTTTGAATACGCCACAACGCCGGCCTCCAACCCGCCAAATTCCTTTGAAACATTGACGCCCATGAGCCCGTGGCTCGCGAGCTTCTTCAGAGTTTCCACTGGAAATTCGTGGGTTTCTTCCCACCGAGCCCAGTTCTTCCTCAAATCTTGCCCAGCAAGCCCCCTGGCGAGCTCGCCAATGGCTTTGTGTTCAGAATTCGGCACTATGTTCATCATTTCCTCTTAAACTCAGGAGAACGCCTTTCAAGCAGGGCAGTCATTCCCTCAACCTGATCGTGGGTTCCAAAGAGTGCTCCAAAAGCCTCTTGCTCATAGACCATGGCCTGCTCGAGATTGACTCCTTCGCCCTTAAAAATCGCGGATTTTGCCGCTCGAAGCGCCAACGGACCGTTCGCTCGGATCTCAGCCACACGTTCATCAATCTTGGAGGCGAATTCATCGATAGGATACACGTCCAGAACAAGACCAATCTCTTTAGCTTGCGCGGCCTTGATTTTGCGGCCGGTAAAGATCAGTTCGCGCGCATGATGCCAACCGATGCGGCGGCCAAGGCGTTGGGTTCCGCCCCAACCAGGGATCACCGAAAGTGCAACCTCGGGCAGTCCGAGAACAGCTTTGTCGGAGGCGTAGAGTAGATCGCAGGTCAGCGCCAACTCGAGCCCACCGCCGAGGGCGAATCCATGAATCGCAGCGATGGTAGGGAAGGGGAGCGCCGCTATAGCGTCCATGGCTTGGTGGCCGAGCTCGCTGAACTGCTGGGCTTCCTCGGGTGAATACTCGAGCATCGCCTTGATATCAGCTCCTGCGACAAAAGCGCGTCCTTCGCCGCCGAGCACCAATACGTCGA
This Microvenator marinus DNA region includes the following protein-coding sequences:
- a CDS encoding enoyl-CoA hydratase/isomerase family protein, whose amino-acid sequence is MQFETLKYEVKDGVARLTINRPDSLNALNRQVHEELIEVAKLASNDESIDVLVLGGEGRAFVAGADIKAMLEYSPEEAQQFSELGHQAMDAIAALPFPTIAAIHGFALGGGLELALTCDLLYASDKAVLGLPEVALSVIPGWGGTQRLGRRIGWHHARELIFTGRKIKAAQAKEIGLVLDVYPIDEFASKIDERVAEIRANGPLALRAAKSAIFKGEGVNLEQAMVYEQEAFGALFGTHDQVEGMTALLERRSPEFKRK
- a CDS encoding sigma 54-interacting transcriptional regulator, whose product is MRRLRPDERGTNLNYWENPKIWNAMVATSRTPEVFHFRGLGEPTLVQSFRNLSDSLKGASFLPLVFDGNHTEGAVEGLLSSALKSIEGLRELDDSLIELVHFYRNLSARNQRHSNQALGKYRLEILSNILAAISRRRPLAIFAVNLDGGQPSDLEALAHIAEFVFGDPLRDLAPEASTTGVYGFLAYVDSAHAPTWAKDLDASEDRKGEALEILSAPGNLQKLLAAVRGDIAKIPDLIDDLETHSTSFAQHRLKNLPEDEQAFVHLLALAVRPLGLDRIERSMEALGIRVHLKDVLRSLQEAGWIERRISNGSIEVYLSDSQLKSAFANAASNQHYRTALANAEITCGGSSFDPVFVTEQFYLAEEFDLASKFGLRALEQLRNRGAWEECVQLAEKLETQEVLGVLDVKLEALRMLGRHREALICALALEELSGESVDLSLEVAVLSTRLGDFDEAVRRYRSVQESSKSGQHVLKAQNGLADIAYARGEHKDAEAISGKVIGEILAGERGFSEDLILIQARNTLGKLSIFQAKYNKSREIFEANLDLAHSYGWEDEEARALANLGVVALQERDHAQATQLLNQALKLSATQSSLPRAYCHVNLATIAQREQRFEKAVEHCLEGMRAARIAQDSTAYGVGAHNLATIYQDLGLYGRAHEVIDHLETNPADTIANRWNQRVRAYLLLESGENERALELFKSLEGKDFHSALYGPESHLRIAQIHLEASKYETCEEVLQEFDIDENNGDFELLMALHSMLTSELALRRDGAFDMDALKETTETLIRLNQPYDALRAAIVFAKGMIKEGEGSAALKTLQSQLKRVGAVAEKLPDLYRKSYVEKPLHVELLDLIRALQGEVPQVLRPIETQAKASAERSATWSPAFDNIIGQDPHLYQMFRVIEKVAPSNATVLLFGESGTGKELLAEAIHAKSKRAEKPLVKVNCAAFVESLLLSELFGHEKGAYTGATHQKPGRFELADGGTLFLDEIGDISPNTQVALLRVLQEGTFERVGGHETIKTDVRVICATNKDLEELVRKGEFRLDLYYRLKGVIIESPSLRERRADIPSLVLHFAEMFSEDVTPRFEKPVLEFLSKYSWPGNIRELQNFVKSVLLFAESDVVSLSTLEDFKDFFQSGDFVDSIEFEISEAEERAIASVVALPKIGESSDRDIESMLVEKVVREGLSLTDLKHRLEIESIKRALMEAEGNVTRAAEILQMKRPRLSQIINGTEELADLKSTLVG
- a CDS encoding acyl-CoA dehydrogenase family protein; amino-acid sequence: MMNIVPNSEHKAIGELARGLAGQDLRKNWARWEETHEFPVETLKKLASHGLMGVNVSKEFGGLEAGVVAYSNAVQAIAWGDPAIAVTMCVNNMVAEVLQEFGDERQKAFIPKLLSGQTPAGSFCLSEAGSGSDAAGMQANARRTDSGYVLNGSKAWITSGEFAGAYLVWAQVENGGKSSISVFFVEEGTPGVSFGAPEEKMGQHASNTVVVNFDDVEVPADALVMDVGQGFKVAMMALDGGRIGIASQALGICDALLEEAGRIGWAASSYWSGRVEAARALVWRAAKLKEEKAPFTYEASVAKLYASECASALGDTILAEAGIEAALNSNFLQKLVRDARVTRIYEGTSEVQKIVIARELGRRLG
- a CDS encoding acyl-CoA dehydrogenase family protein translates to MRFTWPEELDMVRSAVSRFAKDSLSVSHDDTKPFDAEVLRELGLLDMVWEDDPKMAALVLFELAKADAVASLAVLRALNQAATGSDGLGFVSKDRVVSFFAPATLAYSAEGAHGASGFEPVSLYGLKSAAAYMGNQGAKSDTTVSWMHSALALIFAGLATDALKVGYGYANERVQFGKRIADFQGTQFKLAEMSSRTDAATLLAFRSLDAPEFAEASRALALDAAIYVTDEALQMHGGYGYTREYRIERLYRDVRALAPLLGT